The Campylobacter sp. genome contains the following window.
ACGAAAAATGTCTTAAATTTAAACGGCACTATGATTTATCACGGTCTTTCGGTTGTAGATATCAATGGGGGTGCGGCGAATGAAAATACGCTTAATATCAACGGTACCAAAGGCGAACGTTTAACGACTACCTTTACCGCTGCGTATCTCGGCAATAGCGGTACCGCCGATGGTAACGTTTTAAATATCAACGGCGGCACGATCGGCGATTCGTTGAGCGCTATGCGGGCCGCATTTGCATGGGGAAATAGTAAGCTTACGAACAACGTCGTAAATCTCAAAGATGCGGACGATCTTCGCGGTAGGATAGACGTTGCAAATATAATGTGGGCGCACGACGGTGCGGAAGCGAGAGATAACGTGCTTAACGTATATGTCCGCGATAAAGATTGGAGCCGATTGGATCTCTGCGTCGCATTCGGTCGGGAAAACCAAAAATTAAGCGGCAACACTTTCAACGTCTACGGCAAAAACGATACGTTTAAATCGATCGCGGGCTTTGAAAAACTCAATTTCTATCTAGCCGCGGATACCGCAAACGACGAGACGATTTTAAATTTAGTAAGCGGCGAGCTAACCGATATAAGCAAAGCGACTATCGGCGTGGGTATAGCAAACGGAGCGGATAAGCTCAAATCGGGCGATCGCGTAAATCTCATAAAAACCGCAAGCGGGATAAAATTCGGCGATATGGCTAACCGCTCCGAACAGTTAGTTCAAAGCGGGCTTTCGACTGCCTATACATTCGCCTTGCGTAGCGCTAACGACGATAAAGACCTGATCGCCGACGTAACCAAAATCACGATAAATCCCGATCCGCAGCCTCTGCCGAATTCTGATCGAATCGGAGCGAAGCTAATGGCGCAAAATAAAAATACGCTGGAAACCGGTGCCGCGGTGCTAGGCGCGATAAATCAAAGCGACGATATCCTTTCGGGAATAACGGATACCGCAGACGGAACGTTTGCGTATGCGGGAGGTTTTAATATGCGCTACAATTCCGGCTCCTATGTAGAAAACAAAGGTATCTCCGTGCTCGCAGGAGCGATGGGCCGTATTGGGGACGGCGCGAGCCTGGGAGGATACGTAGAAACGGGCGGCGGTAAATATGAGAGCTTCAATGATTTCGCCGTCAAAGGCAGCGGCGATCTCAAATACGCGGGGGCGGGCATTGTGAGCGAATTCGACTTGGCGGAAAATTTCTATGCCAAATCGGGAGCCAAAATCGGTCGCATCAAATCGGACTACGAGGCTTCTCTGGCCTCGGGAAGGGCCGAATACGACGTAACGAGAACCTACTACGGGGCAAATTTAGCCCTCGGCAAGATTTTCGAGCTGAGCGCTAATCTCAATGCGGATGTTTATGTCAAGGGCTTTTATACGCATATCGATTCTAAGAAAACGGAGGTCTTGGGCGAGGGCATCAAGCTGGAGGGTATCGATTCTGTAAGAAGCAGGGCAGGCGCTCGATTTAATTTCGACGTAAGCGATAACGTGGAGCTTTTCGCGGGAGCCGCTTTCGAGCGAGAATTTAAAGGCAAGATCGGCGGCTATAATAGTACCTACGCTATGGATATTGATGCCGCGAGCGTCAAGGGCAATACCGCTATCGGCGAGATCGGCGCGAAGTATTCGAGCGGCAAGCTGGATACTTCCTTGAAACTAGAGGGTTTAAGCGGCAAGAAAGAAGGGATCAACGCGGGATTGCGCTTCGTTTATAAATTTTAAGCGGCTAAAGTATGCTCTAGCCTGCGTCGGTGCAATCAAAGGGCAGGATTGAAATTGAAATCGGAGCTTTTAAATTTAGGTATAAAATCAAATTTTTTAGCTGCATACTATTGAAAAAGATTGGGCTTGCCGAGCGCATCGTCTCGAGAGCGCAAACGACGGATAAAATTTCGTTTGGATACGAGCCGATATGCCTGCAAAAGGCGTATGCATTGAATTTGAAACGCCCGCTTTCATTATGCGCGATGAAGATATTTTAAACTCAAGGCATCGTAACGTCGCGATGTAAATCTCAATAGTCGCGTCGTAGCAAAGTTTGCAAACCTTTCGCGGCGCATTTTTCGCTACAATTTACAAAACGGCGTCAAAAAAAGCGAGCGTCTTTGGCGCAGACGCTTGCTAGGTCCCTGCTACGCCGCGTTTGCAAACGCCGTCGCCGATACGCTCGGGCTGAGCGGCGCGCAACGAGGATTTAAAATTCCAAACTCCGCCTTTGCAAGATGAAATTCCGCGCTTATTTCGTCGCACCGTAAATTTTAAAATGTGCGAAATTGTACCGCTTAGGCGATCGAAAAACAATCGCAATGCGGCGATTCAAATTTAAACCTCTCGCGTAAAATCGTCGCCCTGCGCGCCTAATGCCACAGATCCTGCGAGCTTGCGGAGCTTTTCATACTAGGCCAGGCAAGGAGCAGCACCGCAGGCGCCAAGGGCTCGAATAACAAATTCGCTAGCGCCATGTATTTTACGACGCTTGGGGTGATGAGGGGCGGCGCGAGTACTT
Protein-coding sequences here:
- a CDS encoding autotransporter outer membrane beta-barrel domain-containing protein, producing the protein MHSKTIGASLSLALAGQLYAIPVANPLTIDKTTDLNNYDVYEKDVDDGTLTVKNPTVAQIITLDSQPSDNSPLNNIIVNSATAADQTLKGNALTMNAGTLNSINVASSQQDGTVFSENTLNLNGGELRKTHLVESNGRATATKNVLNLNGTMIYHGLSVVDINGGAANENTLNINGTKGERLTTTFTAAYLGNSGTADGNVLNINGGTIGDSLSAMRAAFAWGNSKLTNNVVNLKDADDLRGRIDVANIMWAHDGAEARDNVLNVYVRDKDWSRLDLCVAFGRENQKLSGNTFNVYGKNDTFKSIAGFEKLNFYLAADTANDETILNLVSGELTDISKATIGVGIANGADKLKSGDRVNLIKTASGIKFGDMANRSEQLVQSGLSTAYTFALRSANDDKDLIADVTKITINPDPQPLPNSDRIGAKLMAQNKNTLETGAAVLGAINQSDDILSGITDTADGTFAYAGGFNMRYNSGSYVENKGISVLAGAMGRIGDGASLGGYVETGGGKYESFNDFAVKGSGDLKYAGAGIVSEFDLAENFYAKSGAKIGRIKSDYEASLASGRAEYDVTRTYYGANLALGKIFELSANLNADVYVKGFYTHIDSKKTEVLGEGIKLEGIDSVRSRAGARFNFDVSDNVELFAGAAFEREFKGKIGGYNSTYAMDIDAASVKGNTAIGEIGAKYSSGKLDTSLKLEGLSGKKEGINAGLRFVYKF